From Haloglomus litoreum, the proteins below share one genomic window:
- a CDS encoding ribonuclease catalytic domain-containing protein — MSDTDADAQAQAGTAEGQGPVRIDDALADALAAKRESLFEEFDLRDQFPSEVLSEARERTTDTEAEIASEIGEEYRTDCRDLTTCTIDPADAQDFDDAISIRRDEDYYYLHVHIADVTHYVHPGSAMWEEAVKRANTVYLPGYTMHMLPPVLAETVCSLVPNEDRLAHTVEMKIDAETLSNESIDIYKSIVHSDERLTYKQAEKRLDEPDADLHEELTLAYELAEALHEQRKADGSLVLNPKRDRAHTIIEECMLKANKAVTHELQWVRGLEAMFRVHPQPTPEEWDEALQEIQDLDGVSIPGDSWDDPRKAVNATLEQAPGRQLNKIQWAVMKVMPRAKYMADPFGGHHALNFEIYGHFTSPIRRLSDLVNHWIIYQDETPGDHSLPSLCDHASSKQKDGETVERIYKDFLQEVGLDPHAINNRGVEVVEDPDPDEDLDRRKSDVSPEAFN; from the coding sequence ATGAGCGATACGGACGCCGACGCGCAGGCGCAGGCCGGGACCGCGGAGGGGCAGGGCCCCGTCCGCATCGACGACGCACTCGCCGACGCGCTCGCCGCCAAACGGGAGTCCCTCTTCGAGGAGTTCGACCTCCGCGACCAGTTCCCCAGCGAGGTCCTCAGTGAGGCCCGCGAACGCACGACCGACACCGAGGCCGAGATCGCCTCGGAGATCGGCGAGGAGTACCGCACGGACTGCCGGGACCTCACGACCTGCACCATCGACCCCGCCGACGCACAGGACTTCGACGACGCCATCTCCATCCGCCGCGACGAGGACTACTACTACCTCCACGTCCACATCGCCGACGTCACCCACTACGTCCACCCGGGCAGCGCGATGTGGGAGGAGGCCGTCAAGCGGGCCAACACCGTCTACCTCCCGGGCTACACGATGCATATGCTCCCGCCCGTGCTGGCGGAGACGGTCTGCTCGCTGGTCCCCAACGAGGACCGCCTGGCCCACACCGTCGAGATGAAGATCGACGCCGAGACGCTCTCGAACGAGTCCATCGACATCTACAAGTCGATCGTCCACTCCGACGAGCGCCTCACCTACAAGCAGGCCGAGAAGCGCCTCGACGAACCCGACGCCGACCTCCACGAGGAGCTCACGCTGGCGTACGAACTCGCCGAGGCGCTCCACGAGCAGCGCAAGGCGGACGGCTCCCTGGTGCTGAACCCGAAGCGCGACCGCGCCCACACCATCATCGAGGAGTGCATGCTGAAGGCCAACAAGGCCGTCACGCACGAGCTCCAGTGGGTGCGCGGGCTGGAGGCGATGTTCCGCGTCCACCCCCAGCCCACCCCGGAGGAGTGGGACGAGGCCCTGCAGGAGATCCAGGACCTCGACGGCGTCTCCATCCCCGGCGACTCCTGGGACGACCCGCGCAAGGCCGTCAACGCCACCCTCGAACAGGCACCGGGCCGCCAGCTCAACAAGATCCAGTGGGCCGTGATGAAGGTCATGCCGCGGGCGAAGTACATGGCCGACCCGTTCGGCGGCCACCACGCGCTCAACTTCGAGATCTACGGCCACTTCACCTCGCCCATCCGCCGGCTGAGCGACCTCGTCAACCACTGGATCATCTACCAGGACGAGACGCCGGGCGACCACTCGCTGCCGTCGCTCTGTGACCACGCCTCCTCGAAGCAGAAGGACGGCGAGACCGTCGAGCGCATCTACAAGGACTTCCTCCAGGAGGTCGGCCTCGACCCGCACGCCATCAACAACCGCGGCGTCGAGGTCGTCGAGGACCCGGACCCCGACGAGGACCTCGACCGCCGCAAGAGCGACGTGAGCCCGGAAGCGTTCAACTGA
- the srp19 gene encoding signal recognition particle subunit SRP19 has product MVENVLYPAYFDAAHSRGEGRRVPQDLAVDDPTVDELAKAVQQVGYDAVIERDVTYAREFEPRGRVLVQNADDAGKSDLLGAVAAYLNAMRE; this is encoded by the coding sequence ATGGTCGAGAACGTCCTCTATCCCGCGTACTTCGACGCCGCCCACTCCCGCGGGGAGGGTCGCCGGGTGCCACAGGACCTCGCGGTGGACGACCCGACGGTCGACGAACTCGCGAAGGCCGTCCAGCAGGTCGGCTACGACGCCGTCATCGAACGTGACGTGACGTACGCCCGGGAGTTCGAGCCCCGAGGGCGCGTCCTCGTACAGAACGCCGACGACGCCGGCAAGTCCGACCTCCTGGGTGCGGTCGCCGCGTACCTGAACGCGATGCGGGAGTGA
- a CDS encoding acyltransferase → MTKRHVELPPEVQTRIDEAVAFADHRLASDDPTGAVVGELLAEIHGDRQAYERYLDGKPQSPMARVRAASYDPRNALTESEHWAEQDHADLREAKCLNYLWRGFDESPLANNTAFALPFRRMLATHLFEEVGEGVRLFGGIKIQCGHNIVMGDNVVVHNDVLLDDRGELVIGDRVSIADRSHLHTHSHDVVDQSDVTNYRTVVDDDARLGYDSMVNAGCRVGVNAMVGAGAMVRGDVPDHHVAVGSPAESVKVKPGWEPVAREPGPLENRAVERQLDSDLTGEFESVDEFGRDLTPPARPGSPSD, encoded by the coding sequence ATGACGAAGCGTCACGTCGAGTTGCCGCCGGAGGTCCAGACACGCATCGACGAGGCGGTCGCGTTCGCCGACCACCGGCTCGCGTCGGACGACCCGACGGGCGCCGTCGTGGGCGAGCTGCTGGCCGAGATCCACGGCGACCGGCAGGCGTACGAGCGTTACCTGGACGGGAAGCCACAGTCGCCGATGGCGCGGGTGCGGGCGGCGAGCTACGATCCGCGGAACGCGCTCACCGAGTCCGAGCACTGGGCCGAGCAGGACCACGCGGACCTCCGGGAGGCGAAGTGCCTCAACTACCTCTGGCGTGGCTTCGACGAGTCCCCGCTGGCGAACAACACCGCGTTCGCGCTGCCGTTCCGCCGGATGCTCGCGACCCACCTGTTCGAGGAGGTCGGCGAGGGGGTCCGGCTGTTCGGCGGCATCAAGATCCAGTGCGGCCACAACATCGTCATGGGCGACAACGTCGTCGTCCACAACGACGTGCTGCTGGACGACCGCGGGGAGCTGGTCATCGGGGACCGCGTCTCCATCGCCGACCGGAGCCACCTCCACACCCACAGCCACGACGTGGTCGACCAGTCCGACGTGACGAACTACCGGACGGTCGTCGACGACGACGCGCGGCTGGGGTACGACTCGATGGTGAACGCGGGCTGTCGCGTCGGGGTGAACGCGATGGTCGGCGCCGGCGCGATGGTGCGAGGGGACGTGCCCGACCACCACGTCGCGGTCGGGTCGCCGGCCGAGAGCGTGAAGGTCAAGCCCGGGTGGGAGCCAGTCGCTCGCGAGCCGGGGCCGCTGGAGAACCGCGCCGTCGAGCGCCAACTCGACAGCGACCTCACCGGAGAGTTCGAGTCCGTCGACGAGTTCGGCCGCGACCTGACGCCGCCCGCGCGGCCGGGGTCGCCCTCGGACTGA
- a CDS encoding alkaline phosphatase D family protein: protein MTDRSGDGTEHSTTRRNVLRAASAASAGAAAATLLSTGAVAEPTEPSGTAGSAEAATEGGYRVFPQSVASGGPTPSGAIVWTRVAPTAVRFSDADTLYLEVTAAPDRRTANAAADFTGATTYTLPAADLDASQDHTVNVDLDGRLDPDTFYFYRFVFDGATSPVGRLRTMPAPDASVDDVRLAVSSCNNYLHGYYGAFGHIAKERADYHVSLGDFLYEYAGAGQQPGRDIQLPSGKSVVHTLADYRHLHRTYRSDDNLRAAMERHTLIHTWDDHEIINNRWWVGDAETGFPDTRSHPFGGDPGQMRQLYARGIKAMLEYLPLRVEYDDPQAAGGSGEGNTARQYFRLYRSFKFGDLAELFMTDERLYRSPPPKDDDDPTAAGGRDLAPPSPERNQADLDRTMLGTEQYRWFLDGGTNPGPMPDTDGVTGTDATWKLHGNEVLCAALKVANAGVDSLYLNYDAWDGYEAERNLLMARLARDEVDNYVTLTGDMHSYVAGYLKQDYKDPQQSEYVGGSRVGIEFMTPGITSNNLASAGGLPANATEDAIDEAVRTQNPHIEWFNSSRWGYTTVHISDRSLTYTAYDVDRTVDSGDAPKQLLRSYRVPEGRYELQEFRSAPLDEVVGDQVAPSFAEATASDGPDVTTGAGPVDGTVDAVTGDGGDEASDGGSTDSDPDDTGTSTTGDDDDGAGIPDPVDDGFEWGI from the coding sequence ATGACAGACCGGAGTGGTGACGGGACCGAGCACAGTACGACACGACGGAACGTCCTCAGGGCGGCGTCCGCGGCGTCCGCAGGCGCCGCGGCCGCGACGCTCCTCAGCACGGGTGCGGTGGCGGAGCCGACCGAACCGTCGGGGACGGCGGGCTCGGCCGAGGCGGCGACCGAGGGTGGCTATCGGGTGTTCCCGCAGTCGGTGGCCAGTGGTGGGCCGACGCCGAGCGGCGCCATCGTCTGGACGCGGGTCGCGCCGACGGCCGTCCGATTCAGCGACGCCGACACGCTCTACCTGGAGGTGACGGCGGCGCCGGACCGGAGGACGGCCAACGCCGCCGCCGACTTCACCGGCGCGACGACCTACACGCTGCCGGCCGCGGACCTGGACGCGAGCCAGGACCACACGGTGAACGTCGACCTCGACGGGCGACTCGACCCGGACACGTTCTACTTCTACCGCTTCGTCTTCGACGGTGCGACCAGCCCGGTCGGACGGCTGCGGACGATGCCCGCCCCCGACGCGTCCGTCGATGACGTCCGACTGGCGGTGAGCTCCTGCAACAACTACCTCCACGGCTACTACGGGGCGTTCGGCCACATCGCCAAGGAGCGGGCCGACTACCACGTCTCGCTGGGGGACTTCCTCTACGAGTACGCGGGGGCCGGCCAGCAGCCCGGGCGCGACATCCAGCTCCCCAGCGGGAAGAGCGTCGTCCACACGCTGGCCGACTACCGGCACCTGCACCGGACCTACCGGAGCGACGACAACCTGCGGGCGGCGATGGAGCGCCACACCCTCATCCACACGTGGGACGACCACGAGATCATCAACAACCGCTGGTGGGTCGGCGACGCGGAGACCGGCTTCCCGGACACCCGGAGCCACCCGTTCGGCGGCGACCCCGGGCAGATGCGCCAACTGTACGCCCGCGGCATCAAGGCGATGCTGGAGTACCTGCCGCTGCGCGTCGAGTACGACGACCCGCAGGCGGCCGGCGGGTCCGGCGAGGGCAACACGGCCCGGCAGTACTTCCGGCTCTACCGCTCGTTCAAGTTCGGCGACCTCGCGGAGCTGTTCATGACCGACGAGCGGCTCTACCGCTCGCCACCACCGAAGGACGACGACGACCCGACCGCTGCGGGGGGCCGCGACCTCGCGCCGCCGTCGCCCGAGCGCAACCAGGCAGACCTCGACCGGACGATGCTCGGGACCGAGCAGTACCGCTGGTTCCTCGACGGCGGCACGAACCCGGGACCGATGCCCGACACCGACGGCGTCACCGGCACCGACGCGACCTGGAAGCTCCACGGCAACGAGGTGCTTTGTGCGGCGCTGAAGGTCGCCAACGCCGGCGTCGACAGCCTCTACCTCAACTACGACGCCTGGGACGGCTACGAGGCCGAGCGGAATCTTCTCATGGCCCGACTCGCCCGCGACGAGGTCGACAACTACGTCACGCTCACCGGCGACATGCACAGCTACGTCGCCGGCTACCTCAAGCAGGACTACAAGGACCCCCAGCAGTCCGAGTACGTCGGCGGGTCCCGGGTCGGTATCGAGTTCATGACGCCCGGCATCACCAGCAACAACCTCGCCAGCGCGGGCGGTCTCCCCGCGAACGCGACCGAGGACGCCATCGACGAGGCCGTCCGGACGCAGAACCCCCACATCGAGTGGTTCAACTCCTCGCGCTGGGGGTACACGACGGTCCACATCAGCGACCGGTCGCTCACGTACACGGCGTACGACGTCGACCGGACGGTCGACTCGGGCGACGCCCCGAAGCAGCTGCTCCGGAGCTACCGGGTGCCCGAGGGTCGCTACGAACTGCAGGAGTTCCGCTCGGCGCCGCTCGACGAGGTCGTCGGTGACCAGGTGGCGCCCTCGTTCGCCGAGGCGACCGCGAGCGATGGGCCCGATGTGACGACCGGGGCAGGGCCGGTGGACGGGACCGTCGACGCGGTGACCGGCGACGGTGGCGACGAGGCCAGCGACGGCGGCAGCACGGATAGCGACCCGGACGACACCGGCACCAGCACTACCGGTGACGACGACGATGGAGCCGGTATCCCGGACCCCGTCGACGACGGGTTCGAGTGGGGAATCTGA
- a CDS encoding DUF7562 family protein, with the protein MWGSRDRDRTQVTCIACGEEVPRTAAREYDKHGDRWDRADKEFEFLCKECHSGLCHQPRGDLETTLVESGAGERDREAFLRRYTELATGEVEETESEHERER; encoded by the coding sequence ATGTGGGGCAGCCGCGACCGGGATCGGACGCAGGTGACCTGTATCGCCTGTGGCGAGGAGGTGCCGCGCACGGCGGCGCGCGAGTACGACAAGCACGGCGACCGCTGGGACCGGGCGGACAAGGAGTTCGAGTTCCTCTGCAAGGAGTGCCACAGCGGTCTCTGCCACCAGCCCCGCGGCGACCTGGAGACGACGCTGGTCGAGAGTGGCGCCGGTGAGCGCGACCGGGAGGCGTTCCTGCGGCGCTACACCGAGCTCGCGACCGGTGAGGTCGAGGAGACGGAGAGCGAACACGAGCGCGAGCGGTAG
- a CDS encoding PAS domain-containing protein — translation MASRTDPIRVLHVDPDPSFLDVASDALESESDAVVVTTATRADEAMATLEAEPVDCVVSDYELPGGDGIELLEAVRDREPELPFVLFTGAGSEAVASEAISAGVTDYLRKGGGRERFALLADRVETAVDRFRSRRALEERNRRLETLISNLPGIVYRCENAPGWPMSYVAGECEELVGYPPEAIEDGEVSWGEDIIHPEDRDRAWEIVQDAITHGEPFELTYRIVDADDDVRWMWERGRAVGTDGTPGADVDSLEGFISDITDRKQRERELREEREFTATVMDAFDDVVYVFDTDGNFVRWNDRVVEVSGYDEAALDEMGPTDFVTGEDVQRVADSIQEIYETGRSTVEVDLVMADGSTVPYELRGRALTDEDGEAWGFCGIARDISERRRHERELESRNERLDEFASIVSHDLRNPLNVAQGHLELAQETGDADHLDAVAAAHERMSTLIEELLELGREGEAVDDPGPVALADVAEAGWRNVDTPGADLRLETDLLIRADAGRLQRLFENLVRNSVEHGSTGSRPQADDSVEHGTPEDVAAEDGGADTEADADDDPAVTVTVGDLPDGTGFYVADDGPGIPPEQRDAVLDAGVSTTVGGTGFGLSIVRRIAEAHGWEVAVTESEAGGARIEFRGVETA, via the coding sequence ATGGCCTCCCGAACCGATCCGATCCGGGTGCTCCACGTCGACCCGGATCCGTCGTTCCTGGATGTCGCGAGCGACGCTCTCGAGAGCGAGAGCGACGCCGTCGTGGTCACGACCGCGACGAGGGCCGACGAGGCGATGGCCACCCTGGAGGCCGAACCGGTCGACTGTGTGGTGAGCGACTACGAACTGCCCGGCGGGGACGGTATCGAACTCCTCGAGGCGGTCCGTGACCGCGAACCGGAGCTCCCGTTCGTCCTGTTCACCGGGGCGGGGAGCGAGGCGGTGGCCAGCGAGGCCATCTCCGCCGGGGTGACGGACTACCTCCGGAAGGGCGGTGGCCGCGAGCGGTTCGCGCTCCTCGCAGATCGGGTGGAGACGGCGGTCGACCGGTTCCGCTCCCGTCGGGCGCTGGAGGAGCGCAACCGCCGGCTGGAGACGCTCATCAGCAACCTCCCGGGGATCGTCTACCGCTGCGAGAACGCGCCCGGGTGGCCGATGAGCTACGTCGCCGGCGAGTGTGAGGAGCTGGTCGGCTACCCGCCCGAGGCCATCGAGGACGGCGAGGTCTCCTGGGGCGAGGACATCATCCACCCCGAGGACCGGGACCGGGCCTGGGAGATCGTGCAGGACGCCATCACGCACGGCGAACCGTTCGAACTCACCTACCGCATCGTCGATGCCGACGACGACGTGCGGTGGATGTGGGAGCGCGGTCGCGCGGTCGGTACCGACGGGACGCCGGGCGCCGACGTCGACTCGCTGGAGGGGTTCATCTCGGACATCACCGACCGGAAGCAGCGCGAGCGCGAACTCCGCGAGGAGCGCGAGTTCACGGCGACCGTGATGGACGCGTTCGACGACGTCGTCTACGTCTTCGACACTGATGGCAACTTCGTCCGCTGGAACGACCGCGTGGTCGAGGTCTCAGGCTACGACGAGGCCGCCCTCGACGAGATGGGGCCGACCGACTTCGTCACGGGCGAGGACGTCCAGCGCGTCGCGGACTCGATCCAGGAGATCTACGAGACCGGCCGGTCCACGGTCGAGGTCGACCTCGTGATGGCCGACGGGTCGACGGTCCCGTACGAACTCCGCGGCCGCGCACTCACCGACGAGGACGGCGAGGCCTGGGGGTTCTGTGGCATCGCCCGCGACATCTCCGAGCGCCGCCGCCACGAGCGCGAACTGGAGTCACGCAACGAGCGACTCGACGAGTTCGCCTCCATCGTCAGCCACGACCTCCGCAACCCGCTGAACGTGGCCCAGGGGCATCTGGAACTGGCCCAGGAGACCGGCGACGCCGACCACCTCGACGCCGTCGCGGCCGCCCACGAACGGATGAGCACGCTCATCGAGGAGCTGCTCGAACTCGGCCGGGAGGGCGAGGCCGTCGACGACCCCGGGCCGGTCGCGCTGGCCGATGTCGCGGAGGCGGGCTGGCGCAACGTCGACACCCCCGGGGCCGACCTCCGGCTCGAGACCGACCTCCTCATCCGGGCCGACGCGGGCCGCCTCCAGCGGCTCTTCGAGAACCTCGTCCGGAACAGCGTGGAACACGGTTCCACGGGCAGTCGGCCGCAGGCCGACGACAGTGTGGAACACGGCACCCCGGAGGACGTGGCGGCCGAGGACGGCGGTGCAGACACCGAGGCGGACGCCGACGATGACCCGGCGGTGACCGTCACGGTCGGCGACCTGCCCGACGGGACTGGCTTCTACGTCGCCGACGACGGGCCCGGTATCCCGCCCGAGCAGCGCGACGCGGTGCTGGACGCCGGGGTGTCGACGACCGTCGGTGGAACCGGCTTCGGCCTCTCCATCGTCCGGCGCATCGCCGAGGCCCACGGCTGGGAGGTCGCCGTCACCGAGAGCGAGGCGGGCGGCGCCCGCATCGAGTTCCGGGGCGTCGAAACCGCCTGA
- a CDS encoding putative quinol monooxygenase, protein MIVLNASIPIDPDSRETAVEAATELAQHSREEAGVIDYRVALDVEDDTTLRIFEQYEDEDALNAHMNSDHYGSFESRVPGFAAGAPELHRFDVSEKTQLM, encoded by the coding sequence ATGATCGTACTCAACGCGAGCATCCCCATCGACCCCGACAGCCGCGAGACCGCCGTCGAGGCCGCCACGGAACTCGCACAGCACTCCCGCGAGGAGGCCGGCGTCATCGACTACCGCGTCGCGCTCGATGTCGAGGACGACACGACACTGCGCATCTTCGAGCAGTACGAGGACGAGGACGCGCTGAACGCCCACATGAACAGCGACCACTACGGCTCGTTCGAGAGCCGGGTCCCGGGGTTCGCCGCGGGCGCGCCCGAACTCCACCGGTTCGACGTGAGCGAGAAGACCCAGTTGATGTGA
- a CDS encoding DUF433 domain-containing protein, translated as MAVTKSKIVSGEESEIHDEPHIEGSRVTVQHIHARVEGRGLRPETVAERLNLDVADVYEALAYYHRHPEEMRAVEARRQRAAEAAPTLEKPE; from the coding sequence ATGGCAGTGACGAAATCGAAGATCGTCTCCGGCGAGGAGTCGGAGATTCACGACGAGCCCCATATCGAGGGGAGTCGCGTGACTGTCCAGCATATCCACGCCCGGGTGGAGGGTCGGGGACTGCGGCCGGAGACGGTGGCCGAGCGGCTGAACCTCGACGTGGCGGACGTGTACGAGGCGCTGGCGTACTACCATCGCCACCCCGAGGAGATGCGGGCGGTCGAGGCGCGTCGCCAGCGCGCGGCCGAGGCGGCCCCGACGCTCGAGAAGCCCGAATGA
- a CDS encoding H/ACA ribonucleoprotein complex subunit GAR1 produces the protein MRRLGEVVRTAQGLAIVRCPDADHPEIGTMVLDENLDGIGRVVDVFGPVERPYLAVTPDDGVPLPSLVGGPVYAR, from the coding sequence ATGAGACGACTCGGCGAGGTGGTCCGCACGGCCCAGGGCCTGGCCATCGTCCGCTGCCCGGACGCGGACCACCCCGAGATCGGGACGATGGTCCTGGACGAGAACCTCGATGGGATCGGCCGCGTGGTCGACGTCTTCGGGCCCGTCGAGCGCCCGTACCTGGCGGTCACGCCGGACGACGGCGTCCCGCTGCCGTCGCTGGTCGGCGGGCCGGTGTACGCGCGGTAG
- a CDS encoding FxsA family protein, giving the protein MDLRLVAVLLLVPVLDFLLLVGLVAVGPLTIVHGVLVVVVTSLVGLLLVRAEGRHTLRKIQRNLAAGELPGDQLLDGALILVSAGLFLTPGFLTDILGLLLVLPPTRYPFRVATRKFVVTPYLDAKTGGFVTGGVYEGGAPRTEVELDESDYRFDDSDEEGEPGSRGSDTPQD; this is encoded by the coding sequence ATGGACCTGCGACTCGTGGCCGTGCTGCTGCTGGTCCCGGTGCTGGACTTCCTGCTCCTCGTCGGGCTGGTGGCGGTCGGGCCGCTGACCATCGTCCACGGCGTCCTCGTCGTGGTCGTCACGTCGCTGGTGGGGCTGCTCCTCGTGCGGGCGGAGGGGAGACACACGCTCCGGAAGATCCAGCGGAACCTCGCCGCCGGCGAGTTGCCGGGCGACCAGCTGCTGGACGGTGCGCTCATCCTCGTCTCGGCCGGGCTGTTCCTCACGCCCGGCTTCCTGACGGACATCCTCGGCCTGCTGCTGGTGCTGCCGCCGACGCGCTACCCGTTCCGCGTGGCGACCCGGAAGTTCGTCGTGACGCCGTACCTCGACGCGAAGACGGGCGGCTTCGTCACCGGTGGCGTCTACGAGGGCGGCGCCCCCCGGACCGAGGTCGAGCTGGACGAGTCCGACTACCGCTTCGACGACAGCGACGAGGAGGGCGAGCCCGGGTCGCGAGGCAGCGACACCCCACAGGACTGA
- a CDS encoding DUF5615 family PIN-like protein, translating to MRFLLDENLEHEIFHRLENGGHDVLHVEVSEGLSKGDSDTELGARSLQDERVLVTYDDDFLTELSEADYYAVLYFPDQRLSAREIAEILEEISTYYDEEQLRGGRTVGRSWLD from the coding sequence ATGAGGTTCCTCCTCGACGAGAACCTCGAGCACGAGATCTTCCACCGGCTCGAGAACGGCGGTCACGATGTCCTCCACGTCGAGGTGAGCGAGGGCCTCTCGAAGGGTGACTCCGACACCGAACTCGGGGCGCGGTCGCTGCAGGACGAGCGGGTCCTCGTCACCTACGACGACGATTTCCTGACGGAACTCTCCGAGGCGGACTACTACGCGGTCCTCTACTTTCCCGACCAGCGCCTCTCGGCTCGCGAAATCGCCGAGATTCTCGAGGAGATCTCGACGTACTACGACGAGGAGCAACTCCGTGGGGGACGGACGGTCGGCCGGAGCTGGCTGGACTGA
- a CDS encoding purple acid phosphatase family protein, producing the protein MTRETTATDDSADGDGDDGLSRRGVLQGSAALGAAPIIASAAGAAEAAIGDGPQGIHVAYGQEPTSMMTVAFTGAPAATGATVRYGEPGRLDTAAGATGRPVPGRDAMAYTATLTGLAPDTEYAYEVELNGTTSERRRFRTAPSYDSDAGTDGFTITQVGDHGAADPDNPGQRPGDAHPQMVMAIAESLDPDMQLLAGDISYSNGKPSTWELYFDIHEDLYGGTAGRPATPFMTVPGNHEAEVGTGMVQYDRRLNDAMPIYDPDIDTVSKRRWWNVVYENAFIMGLNTTADACGDLARAEEFVPLYDPRCRTEQGLTYGEVQEQYVRSALQRAEEDDDVKWKIVFFHGPLWTTSPDHEPRRDLQERWGPIFDEYDVDLVMHGDNHVYERTKPIRHTEDLLTYSERRAPASSPQGESAPPPEEAAADLELPFDETDPYGTTYIVNGTGGVSHYPLGVEELYMDTTTDAFFGITRLEIDEKSIDVQYVAAPPLAEQGLDDTTPLTDEFDPNGDAVRVVDEFSIEKDGHGRPIQVEGSPAEPTAPTSLEVTGRRTDDGTVFTARSTNQVTVEITAANDTVELRDRIPAEWDVVGGDYDRVEPGPEGTGTKYVYLDPSAPDDEVRLRADYFVEAPGDADDTGEYTFGPVQARGTDRHGDAGWTAVPGTTSSEVVVGIGMGSTL; encoded by the coding sequence ATGACACGCGAGACGACAGCGACCGACGACAGCGCGGACGGGGACGGCGACGACGGCCTCTCCCGGCGAGGGGTCCTGCAGGGGAGCGCCGCGCTCGGGGCGGCCCCCATCATCGCCAGCGCGGCCGGCGCGGCCGAGGCCGCCATCGGCGACGGCCCCCAGGGCATCCACGTCGCCTACGGGCAGGAACCGACCAGCATGATGACCGTCGCGTTCACCGGCGCGCCAGCCGCGACCGGGGCGACCGTGCGCTACGGCGAGCCGGGCCGCCTCGACACGGCGGCGGGCGCGACCGGTCGGCCCGTCCCCGGCAGGGACGCGATGGCGTACACGGCCACGCTGACGGGCCTCGCGCCCGACACGGAGTACGCCTACGAGGTCGAACTGAACGGGACCACCTCCGAGCGCCGGCGCTTCCGGACCGCCCCCAGCTACGACAGCGACGCGGGCACGGACGGGTTCACCATCACGCAGGTCGGCGACCACGGCGCCGCCGACCCGGACAACCCGGGGCAGCGACCCGGGGACGCCCACCCACAGATGGTGATGGCCATCGCGGAGTCGCTCGACCCGGACATGCAGTTGCTGGCGGGCGACATCTCCTACTCCAACGGGAAGCCCTCGACCTGGGAGCTGTACTTCGACATCCACGAGGATCTCTACGGCGGGACCGCCGGCCGCCCCGCGACCCCGTTCATGACGGTCCCGGGCAACCACGAGGCCGAGGTCGGCACGGGGATGGTCCAGTACGACCGGCGGCTCAACGACGCGATGCCCATCTACGACCCCGACATCGACACGGTGTCGAAGCGGCGCTGGTGGAACGTCGTCTACGAGAACGCGTTCATCATGGGGCTGAACACCACGGCCGACGCCTGCGGCGACCTGGCGCGGGCCGAGGAGTTCGTCCCGCTGTACGACCCCCGCTGTCGGACCGAGCAGGGGCTCACCTACGGCGAGGTGCAGGAGCAGTACGTCCGGTCGGCGCTCCAGCGCGCCGAGGAGGACGACGACGTGAAGTGGAAGATCGTCTTCTTCCACGGCCCGCTCTGGACCACCTCGCCGGACCACGAGCCCCGGCGGGACCTGCAGGAGCGCTGGGGCCCCATCTTCGACGAGTACGACGTGGACCTCGTCATGCACGGGGATAACCACGTCTACGAGCGCACCAAACCCATCCGGCACACCGAGGACCTGCTGACCTACTCCGAGCGGCGGGCCCCGGCGTCGTCGCCCCAGGGCGAGAGCGCGCCGCCGCCGGAGGAGGCCGCGGCGGACCTCGAGTTGCCGTTCGACGAGACGGACCCGTACGGGACGACGTACATCGTCAACGGGACCGGCGGCGTGAGCCACTACCCGCTGGGCGTGGAGGAACTCTACATGGACACGACGACGGACGCGTTCTTCGGCATCACGCGCCTGGAGATCGACGAGAAGTCCATCGACGTGCAGTACGTCGCGGCGCCGCCGCTGGCCGAGCAGGGGCTGGACGACACCACGCCGCTCACCGACGAGTTCGACCCGAACGGGGACGCGGTCCGGGTCGTCGACGAGTTCTCCATCGAGAAGGACGGCCACGGCCGCCCGATACAGGTCGAGGGGAGCCCGGCCGAGCCGACGGCACCGACCAGCCTGGAGGTCACCGGCCGGCGGACCGACGACGGGACGGTCTTCACCGCCCGCAGCACCAACCAGGTGACCGTCGAGATCACCGCGGCCAACGACACCGTCGAGTTGCGGGACCGCATCCCGGCCGAGTGGGACGTGGTCGGCGGCGACTACGACCGCGTCGAGCCCGGTCCCGAGGGAACCGGGACGAAGTACGTCTACCTCGACCCGTCAGCCCCCGACGACGAGGTCCGGCTTCGAGCGGACTACTTCGTCGAGGCGCCCGGGGACGCCGACGACACGGGCGAGTACACGTTCGGGCCCGTCCAGGCTCGCGGGACGGACCGGCACGGTGACGCCGGCTGGACGGCCGTGCCCGGCACCACCAGCAGCGAGGTGGTGGTCGGAATCGGCATGGGCTCCACGCTCTGA